A single Microbacterium protaetiae DNA region contains:
- a CDS encoding acyl-CoA carboxylase subunit epsilon: MSAGDDTAAPLQIDVVRGNPTEEELAALIAVVSEAYSREEESATVADESLSAWQVSARHLRKPLRRELGWRNYTAG; this comes from the coding sequence ATGAGCGCGGGGGACGACACGGCAGCACCGCTGCAGATCGACGTCGTGCGCGGCAATCCCACCGAGGAAGAGCTCGCGGCGCTCATCGCCGTGGTCAGCGAGGCGTACTCACGCGAAGAGGAGTCGGCCACCGTCGCCGACGAGAGCCTGAGCGCATGGCAGGTCTCGGCGCGCCACCTGCGCAAACCGCTGCGCCGGGAACTCGGCTGGCGCAATTACACCGCCGGCTGA